A genomic segment from Polyangium mundeleinium encodes:
- a CDS encoding nuclear transport factor 2 family protein: MNPRCALVLFALPLLVTSCQSQALVVPPRSIGEEFLTELWVYNPPQDLSGIDNDGTDVVGRDAFKAWAKSFSSKNGDMRLTSLDMFSSADGKRVVSRWKVTGRNLGVLGTHADNRPIEFTASRA; this comes from the coding sequence ATGAACCCCCGATGCGCTCTCGTTCTCTTCGCCCTTCCGCTCCTCGTGACCTCATGTCAATCGCAAGCTCTCGTCGTCCCTCCGAGGAGCATCGGAGAGGAGTTCCTGACCGAGTTATGGGTTTACAATCCGCCCCAGGACCTGAGCGGCATCGACAACGACGGCACCGATGTCGTGGGACGTGATGCCTTCAAGGCCTGGGCAAAGTCCTTCAGCAGCAAGAACGGCGACATGCGCCTGACGAGCCTCGACATGTTCAGCAGCGCGGATGGCAAGCGGGTCGTGTCGCGCTGGAAGGTCACCGGGCGCAATCTCGGCGTGCTCGGTACGCATGCCGATAACCGGCCCATCGAGTTCACCGCATCGCGCGCCTGA